DNA from Aureimonas sp. AU20:
ATCGGCCCGCTCGCCATAGGGCGCGAGCAGCGCCTCGGCCTCGCCGACGAGCTGGGCCAGTTCGCCCCGCGTCCAGTCCTGGCCGCGCAGCGCCGGCAAGGTCTTCTTGCCGCGCGCCTGATCCTTGCCGGTGGCCTTGCCGAGCGTCGCGGCGTCGGCGGTCTCGTCCAGCAGATCGTCGGCGAGCTGGAAGGCGAGGCCGACGATCTCGCCGTAGCGGCGCAGCGCGGCGCGATCGGCTTGCTTGGCACCGGCTAGAATCGCGCCCGATTCCGCCGCGAAGGCGATCAGCGCGCCGGTCTTCATCGCCTGCATCCGCGCGATCTCGGCTTCGCCGAGCGTTTCCGTTTCGGCGGCGAGGTCCAGCGCCTGTCCGCCAGCCATGCCCGCCGCGCCCGCCTCGCGCGACAGGAGCGCGACGAGCTTGAGCCTTGCCGCCGGCTCGATCGTCTCCGCCTCGGCCACCAGCCCGAAGGCCAGTGTCAACAGCGCGTCGCCGGCGAGAATCGCCGTTGCCTCGTCGAAGGCGCGGTGGACGGTGGGCCGGCCCCGGCGCAGGTCGTCGTCGTCCATGGCCGGCAGGTCGTCATGCACCAGCGAGTAGCAATGGATGCATTCCAACGCCGCGCCGACCGGGGACGCCAGGTCCGCTGAGGCGCCGAACAGGGCGGCCGAGGCCTCCACCAGAAGAGGGCGCAGCCGCTTGCCGCCGCCCAGCGCACCATGGCGCATGGCCTGGAGGAGCCGGTTCGGGGCGCCGTCGAGAAGCGCCGTGTCGCCCGCCAGCGCCGCTTCCAAGGCGGCCTCCATGCGCGCGGCGGCGTCCTTGAGCGAGGTTTCGAAGGCGTGCCGCGCGGCGATGTCCGTCATGGGGGCTCCAGGGCCGGGGGTGCGAATGGGTGGTGTCTCTGTGCCAATCGGCGCGCGCTGCCGCAAGTCGTGTTCGGCCGGGCGTTGCCCGAGTTTCCAAAGCCTTGCTATGACGGAGGCCAGAGGCATCCTGCCGCCGATCCCGGGGAGATCATGGACAAGACGCGTGGCCGACCGGATTGATAGGGGAGGGGGCGAGCCCGGCCTTCCGGTGGAGCGGGCCTTTCCCGCGCCCGAATGGGCGGCCGACACGCGCGAGGTGGATCCCCATGACGCCAGCGGGACGCCGGATTCGGGCGCCCGGCCGTTCAGGCCCTCGATGATCCGCCGCGCCCTTTATGCCGCGCTTCTGGTGCTGGTGGGCTTGGCGGCGCTGCCCGCCGCCCTGGTTCCGATCTATGCCATTCCCGGCGTGCGGCCGGTCTCGACCCTGATGCTGGCCGAGCATTTCAGCTTTCAGCCCTATGACCGCGAATGGACGCCGATCGGCGACATCGCGCCGGTTCTGGTCAGCTCCGTCATGATGTCGGAAGACGGGCAATATTGCTTCCATGGCGGCGTCGACTGGAACGCGCTGGGCACGGTGGTGGATCAGGCGGTGAACGAGGGCGAGGCCAGCCGGGGCGCGTCTACCATCCCCATGCAGACGGCGAAGAACCTGTTCCTCTGGAACGGGCGCTCCTTCCTGCGAAAGGGGTTGGAACTGCCGCTGGCGATCTATGCCGACTTCGTCTGGTCGAAGCGGCGCACCATGGAAATCTATCTCAACATCGCCGAATGGGGCGACGGCATCTACGGAATCGGCGCGGCCTCGCGCTTCTATTTCAACAAGCCGCCCGCGCAGCTCACCGCCCGGCAGGCCGCGCTTCTCGCCGTCACGTTGCCCTCGCCGCGCACGCGCGACCCCGCGCGGCCCTCGGCCGGGCTGCGGCGTCTGGCGCAGGTCGTGGAGGCGCGGGCGCGCGCGTCGGGCGACTATACCGGCTGCGTGCTGGGTGCCCGATAAGCGTTGAGGGTGTAAAAAACCGGCTCACCCCTTTCCAAGGGGAGGCATCTTTGCTAAGGGCAGGGCCGAATTCCCGTCAATTCGATAGGGCCGAATTCGAACCCTCTGGGCTTCGACGGTCGGTCGTTTGATCGGGATCGGCTTTCGCGGCGCTCCCGCGCCGGCCAAACCAAGAACAACAACCATTCGACGCGGTTCGTCCTCGACGGAACTCAGCGCCGCCGACGTGAACGGAGAAACCGATGGCCGTCCCCAAACGCAAAACCTCCCCCTCCAAGCGCGGCATGCGCCGTTCGGCCGACGCGCTGAAGGCCCCGACCTATGTCGAGGACAAGAACTCGGGCGAGCTGCGCCGCCCGCACCACATCGACCTGAAGTCCGGCATGTATCGCGGCCGTCAGATCCTCGCGGTCAAGCAGGACGCCTGATTTCAGGCTTGGGTCTCGCGACCCTGACACATTGAAAAAGCCGGATGCGCGAGCGTCCGGCTTTTTTCGTATGGGGGAACGCTGGGGCCGAACGCCGGAGCCGGCTGGCGAAGGGCGGCGAAGCCGCGCCCTCACGCCCGCCGGAAGGCGTCAGTTGCCCTTCTTGTCCATCTCTTCCAGCCGGCGCTGCATGGCGGCGAGCTGTTCGCGCATGGCGCTGAAATCGTCTGCCGTGGGCGTGGCCGCCGCCGGCTCGGGCGCGCGCTCGGGTGCTGCGCGGGCGCCGCCCTTGTCCGGCATGCCCATGGCGCTGGCGAGGAAGGGATTGAACATGCCCATCGCCTCGCGGAACATCTCGGTGTTGCGGCGCACCTGCGTTTCCATCAGCTGCAGCGGATTGCTGCCGGGCGTGGGGCGATAGGATTCCTGCTCGCGCGAGAAGGCGGCCATGGACTGTTCGAGATAGGCGGGAATCACCATCTGCATCTGGTCGCCGTAGAAGCGGATGAGCTGGCGCAGGAAGGCGATGGGCATGAGGTTCTGCCCGCCCTTGTTCTCCTGCTCGAAAATGATCTGGGTCAGGACGGAATGGGTGATGTCCTCACCCGTCTTGGCGTCCTGCACCACGAAGTCCTCGTTCCCCTTCACCATCGCGGCGAGATTCTCGAGCGTCACGTACATGCTGGTGCCGGTGTTGTAGAGGCGGCGATTGGCGTATTTTTTGATGACGGTCGGTTCGTTGCTGCGTGCCATTCGCTCTCTCCCAAGGCGATCCAGAGTTTGGGCCCATTCTTCGCTGCCCTTGCGAAAGGATAGGCATGTTTTGGCCGACATTCCAAACTTTTCCATCTGAATTTCTTGGGAAATCCCCGTTCGCGCGCCGAGAGCGCAGCGCACTCCCCGGCCGGCGAGATTGAAATCAGCCGTTGTGTTTGACAGGCTCCGCGCCACTCTGCAAAGGTCGGGCCGAATGCCGCCGGCAAGAGGCGGCAGGACTGGGAGAGAAGGGTCAGGGCATGAGCGCATTGCAGCGGA
Protein-coding regions in this window:
- a CDS encoding polyprenyl synthetase family protein — its product is MTDIAARHAFETSLKDAAARMEAALEAALAGDTALLDGAPNRLLQAMRHGALGGGKRLRPLLVEASAALFGASADLASPVGAALECIHCYSLVHDDLPAMDDDDLRRGRPTVHRAFDEATAILAGDALLTLAFGLVAEAETIEPAARLKLVALLSREAGAAGMAGGQALDLAAETETLGEAEIARMQAMKTGALIAFAAESGAILAGAKQADRAALRRYGEIVGLAFQLADDLLDETADAATLGKATGKDQARGKKTLPALRGQDWTRGELAQLVGEAEALLAPYGERADTLKQIARFVAFRDH
- a CDS encoding biosynthetic peptidoglycan transglycosylase; this encodes MIRRALYAALLVLVGLAALPAALVPIYAIPGVRPVSTLMLAEHFSFQPYDREWTPIGDIAPVLVSSVMMSEDGQYCFHGGVDWNALGTVVDQAVNEGEASRGASTIPMQTAKNLFLWNGRSFLRKGLELPLAIYADFVWSKRRTMEIYLNIAEWGDGIYGIGAASRFYFNKPPAQLTARQAALLAVTLPSPRTRDPARPSAGLRRLAQVVEARARASGDYTGCVLGAR
- the rpmF gene encoding 50S ribosomal protein L32; protein product: MAVPKRKTSPSKRGMRRSADALKAPTYVEDKNSGELRRPHHIDLKSGMYRGRQILAVKQDA
- the phaR gene encoding polyhydroxyalkanoate synthesis repressor PhaR: MARSNEPTVIKKYANRRLYNTGTSMYVTLENLAAMVKGNEDFVVQDAKTGEDITHSVLTQIIFEQENKGGQNLMPIAFLRQLIRFYGDQMQMVIPAYLEQSMAAFSREQESYRPTPGSNPLQLMETQVRRNTEMFREAMGMFNPFLASAMGMPDKGGARAAPERAPEPAAATPTADDFSAMREQLAAMQRRLEEMDKKGN